The sequence gggacttatccacacacccacaggacttcttggtgcaagctatggagtcatgaaggatgactcagctttccaaggttggttccatggttctctatctcacaaggtccctcaaaccaatttctctaCTCTTATATCAccgagcaaagtggtttagggatgacaaatgcaagaacgagggatgctttgattgatttcaacatgagaatgcaacctatctatgcatgatcctacaaatgaaatgaactagattataagatgacaagattagtagtaatactgtcctaacatgatatactagttatatgattaagCTATTGATGAAAGAAATAATCTAAAATGGTTATTAAATTaattcttatttgcaaagagagactaaatgtgctaaaaattgagcataagtatgatattaaGAGCTTGCACATCTATGAAAAAattggaggaatgagggctctatttatagcaaaaatagggcaatagatgcctaggattgaaagagttaattaagggttgagtttgaaagttgttcaatccatgtttacaattttcaccaatgaaatggtgacaattggcaacataaggttggttgagaggagatgtaagaagcattaaatgcttgagaagacctcaaggttaccttagggggtaagggttaaggttaagttagggttatccattggataaaacttttacccaaatGATAAACTcgtgtgcaaaggttaaagggataaccatggtcaaagcaataaatgcttgatgagacccttgggttagatggaggttaagctaGGCAAAAAGTTTCTAATCATGCCACTAAGGtttaattaaccattaatggtttgaagactttgggaacaaatttgtaagagtccttccaaatttgggggcattctcTTATTGAATGGATAAagactttaatgcattttgaagactttcctccaaatttgagaagtgacctcttcaaatttaggaaaaagggataatggatgggtttaggttaattgattaggttttagaagaatctagaagaatttaggaaggggattaggatgcaagtgggagatgtaggaaaatgcaagtgggtgaggaataatatgatttaattaaaacaaacttaatttattttaattggttgcaacttgcattttaataaattagatttattcaatttgagaggaaaactatttaaatttaattaaatggcttagataaaagaagggtatattaattaaatcttaatttaattaattagaagaatttaagaataattaaatgaataaaattgacTTAATTGATTATGCAACTTTTAAGTATCTACAAGTACAATCCCTTCTCCTACCGAGTTTCCAAATTCCAAGTTATATCCTGTTTTCCTTGGATTTCATTGTTTGGTTGTCTTCAGTTCAAACCAATTTCATGGCATCTACTTCTAGGCAACCACAGGTTGAGCTTGCGGATGCTTTTGAAGAAATTGCACCATCTGCATCTACTTCTGGTAGATCCAGAGTGCCTGTGAAAAAGATGCCTTACGATGTATTTATTAATCATCGTGGCCCTGATGTCAAATACACAGTGGCGACCACTCTCCATAATACCCTTAGTGTCTTGGgatttagggtttttcttgattcAGAAGAGCTTGAAATGCGTGATTTCTTGCCTGGAGAAATAGAAGAAGCTATGCGCAGTCCTTCACTCCATATAGCTATATTTTCTCAGAATTATGCACAATCTCCGTGGTGTTTGGCAGAGCTTTCATTTATCTTCAAAACAGGCAAGCAGATTGTTCCTATTTTTTACCACGTTCAGCCTGACGATGTTCGATACGCAAAAGGAGTCTATGCTGATGCACTTTCTCAACACAAAAACAAGGGTAGATACACCTCAAAAAAGCTTGAAGAGTGGAAGAATGCACTCAACAATGTTTCCTACAATGCCGGCTACATCATTAATAACAAAGAGTGAGTACTAAATAATTTGTCCACCActtattattttcttatcaattatcttattttatttttttattttttggttgcgTCTTATTTTACTGTTGTATATGTTTAGAGATGAGGAGAGATTGCTCAAGAATATTGTTAATTGTGTATTGAAAGTAATTAAAAATGTGCCACTTGTGGTCGCCAAACATCCAGTTGGTCTAAATGAAGTTGTCATAGACTTTGAGAGGACAAGACTTCAATCTGCAGAAGGCCATTGCACTGTACAATTTGTGGGTATCTGGGGTATGGGTGGTTCTGGCAAGACCAGTCTTGCTAAACAGTTATACAACAATAAATACAAAAATATGGAAAGGTGTAGTTTTTTATTAGATGCTGGTTCCAAAAATATATTGTATCAAAAACAGAAAAAGCTCCTAAGGGGCCTTGGTCTCAAAGATGTATCAGTTGACAATATAGAAGAAGGGAAGGGGATTCTTGGTAGTCGTTTAAAATCTGTTCAAGTGCTTATTGTTCTAGATGATGTTGATAAGGTAGATCAATTGGATGCACTAGTGCCTAAGAAGGACAATCTTGGATGTGGTAGCTTAATTATAGTTACTACAAGAGAACTTCAAGTCCTTAGATCTTGGGGCATCTCATCCATTTATAAGATGAAAGCACTAGATTCACCTCATGCCAAGCAGCTCTTTTGTTGCCATGCATTCTTGCAGCCTTCTCCACTCCCAGACTTTGAGGATTTGGTTAAAAACTTCCTATATGTTTGCAAGGGATTACCATGTCTCTAAAGGTTTTTGGAGCACAATTATACGGTATCTCTAACAAAGATTATTGGGAACCTCAATTAAACAAGATATCCAGAATACTAGATGAAGATATTAAGGAGAAGCTAAAAATGAGATGTGATGCCCTAGATAATGAAGAGAAGCAGATGTTTTTAGATTGTGCTTGTTTCTTCATTGGAGATAAGAAAACATCGGCCATTGTAACTTGGGACGGATCAGGGTGGAGTGGTCTCCATGGTTGGGAAAGGCTTCTAAGTAAGTGTCTAGTTGAACTTGATGATTATGTCTGTATAAGAATGCATGATCACTTAAAAGATTTGGGAAGAGAAATTGCAATTCAACAGTCACCTTACCGACTCTGGTCTCCCCAACAGTCTCCCCAACAGATCATTATTGCTGATAACGAAGCACAGGTAAGAACAACATTTTGATTGTTTCTTTGAACAATTTTGTGGAACCTTCTTTGTCTTCTTGTAGTTGTTTGATTCTTGTCTCCATGAAgttttacttttaattttttttgttttcatcgtTTTTACTCTTTAAAAGAGAATTGTTATTCGAGGAATAATGGCCATAACAGCTGGATCCACAATAGAGGTTGAGTTTCCTCGATGTTCCCAGGGTGGAGAGCTTATAGTTAACACAAGCAGAGGAGAAGATTGTGGCCTCACACCCAATTCGCTTGGATTAAAATTTTTTCAGGTCACAGGAAATTATTATAATCAAGTAATTGGTGATAAATCAAGAGAGTTGGTATGGCTTCGCTGGTTTCACCATGGACAAAGAAATCTTCACTCATTGAGTTCATTGAAAAATTTGAGGGTTTTAGAACTCAACGAAGAGCTTTGGGCTAATAAACATCACTTGGAAGAACTATGGCAGACTGACAGCACAGTAAGTATTTTCTTTTAATGTGCTTTATAGCTTTACTTCAGTATTTTTCTTATTATTATTCGTTTTCAGTCGATTTCATTGTGAGTTTATCGCAGGGTCCTGTGCTGTTAAGAGAGCTGGTTATTTATGGGTGCTCAAAAGTTGAAGGGTTTCCAAAGTCAATAGGATGTCtcataaatttgaaaaaaattgtctTGTCGTATGGATCAAAGATGAAGAGCCTACCAGAAAGCTTTTGCCTTTTCCAATCGCTTGAGCACCTGGAATTACTTGTTTGTGTAAAGCTATCATCACTACCGAGCAGTTTTGGAAATTTGAGAAACCTGAGGCATCTAGATTTGTCCGGTTGCACAGAATTGAGTGTGTTGCCAGACTCTTTCAAGAAGCTAATACTCCTAGGACACCTCTGCCTAGAGGGATGTTCCACACTTACCTTAGAGTCGAACCTTTTTGTAAACATCACAAAGATTGAATATTTGAATCTTGAAGGGTGCATGTTGAAAGTGTTTCCTCGTCACATCACAAATCAGGTCAACTTGACAGTGCTCAGTGTAGATGGTACCAGTGGTTTAAGGGAGATACCAACAAACATCAGTCAACCGGGCAAATTACAAAAGTTTTATGTCGGGAGTGAGTTGTTGACAAGCCTGCCGACAACTCTTGGAGATTTTTCCTGCTTGACTGCTCTTAGAATTTTAATCAATACCCCAAGCTAAAAATTTTACCTGACTCTGGGGCATCTAAATCTCTTAGAGACTTTAGAAATAAGCCATTCAGGACTGGAATCCTTACCAAAAGCAATTAGGCAATTGAATAATTTGCAAAAGCTCGTAATAAAGGAGTGCCCAATCAGCAATATGGATCTCAGGGCAGGGTCGCTTACTTATTCGTTGTGCAACCTTAAGCGGATTTGTCTAGAGCGAACCCAAGTGGCCAAGATTTCCATCTCTGAAGACTGTTGTCCAGGCCTTGAAACTCTCGAACTTCAAAATAATGAGCATCTAATGGAGATAGAAGTCCTTCCAACTACAATCAAGAACTTAAGTTTGTTCTTGTCTAAAATGGTGAGGAACATTAACGTTATTGCTGATCTGGTAAACATTCAAACTGTGGATAGATCAGTGGCCCAAGTTGGATATGCTTCCCAGTTTTGCACAATTAGCTTCTCTCCATTGGTTTGCACTCACAGATTGCTATGGAGTTAAGGAAATACAAGGTTTGGAACATTGCAGAGCATCGGAGACGTTGGTAGCACATACGAGGTGGGAGGAGGCGGGCCTAGAAACTCTGGAGCACATGGAAAGATTGAGGTCGCTGCATCTCAGGGCAATCGGCAGATCAGCTGTTGAAGTTTGCATTCAAAGCATGCAGGTAATGATAGTTTATAAGAATGAATTCTGATTATTTTCAACTGGTTGAATGTTGATGTATAAAAGATTTGCAGAAATGGCCAGAAGCAATAACAGTCTGCACACGGGTCTCCGTCATTGACTCCTCCTACTACCAGACAATTCAGTCCCGACCATTCCTAAAAATTTCCTCCAAAGCCCATTGCATCCTGCTATGTTTTGTTTTCAATTGTAATCCTCCAAAGAACGAATTTTGTGTAAGCTCTGGTGAAAATGTTCTGTGGGTGGAGAAGGGTAAATGAGTATTGATTTGTGTTTACACACAATGTTCTAGGTGGCACGGATGCTATCCACTTCGTGGCCCCCCGAAGTAGAAGTGGAGAGAGGAATGGCTGTggtgggagaagaagagaaagtTGTGAAGGCTTTCCAGGACTTATGGAAATTTCTATCAAAAGGTGGATTTTAAAGAGCACTTTGACTATGTGAGATCTGCTTAACCCGTTCCTTTCACCAAGATCCGTTTCTGTACTCCTAAACAGTCACAGTTACAATCAGCAGTGGCAGCAGTTCCCCTAAACAGTCACAATTACAGTCAGCAATCAGAAGCCAGCAGTTTCCTTGCATAAGAAAAAACAAACTCAAACTCACTGTTCCCGCTCTGCGGAAGTTTGGTGGATACCAAAGCTCGTTTGATCACGTAAATGACCAAGATAGCTTCTCATGGAATATGGTTATTGCAGCGTACAGAAGACATGGTTTTCTTCACAAGGCAGTCGCAGGTCTATAAGCCGATCAGTGTACATTTTCCCTCGTACCCCAGACTGTGCCAAAACGGGAACTTTGGAACAGGGTATAGGTATCCATAAAAGCATAAAGGATAGGGGAATTTTATCATATGTTTTAGTCAGAAATGCTCTgaagacatgtatgcaaaatatggaagtaAAGATAAGGtacatgaactgtttgacagaatgcttcGAAGAAGTGTGTTCTCATGGAATGTTTTGATTGCAAGATATGGACAAAGTAGATTTGTTGAGAAGGGTTGAGAAACTTTCAAGCAATGCATATGGCAGCTGTAAAGCCAAAGTCGGCAATCTTTGCCAGCACATTCCTAGCCTGTGCCAAATGGAacctttggaacagggtatggacatccatcaaagcataaagatagaggaattttgtcagatgttgtactTGCAACTGCTCTGGTAGACGTATGCAACGTGTTGAAGCATGGACAAAGCAgacaaattgtttgacaaaatgcctcaaaaaatgtgGTACGTATGCAACGTGTTGAAGCATAGACAAAGCAgacaaattgtttgacaaaatgcctccaaaAATGTGGTCCCATGGAATGCCATGATTATAGGATATGCTCAAAATGGATTTTTTGACGAGACTTTAGAAAAAACCCTGATTTCACCCCACCGCAGCCTTCCACACTTACTCCCTGCTCTAGAATGCCCAACAAATTATGTAAGTAATGTTAATATTTCTCCTGCATCATCAAATCAACAAGTGAATGTTCTCTTTGGCTTGGCTTTGTAGTTTTAACATCATCGTTGTAGTTATGAATTTATAATATGTATTCATGGCAATGTGCAGATTTTCTATGGTTGGAATTCCGGTGACAGTCCTTAAGAACATAAAGGATTTGAGAGTGGTAAATCCTAAGAATCAAGCGATGAGAATATATTCGAGCCTGTGGAATGTAGATGATTGGGCAACGAGAGGCGGTGCAGTGAAGATTTACTGGAGCATCTCTCCTTTTGTTGCTTCATATAGAAATTTCAAAATACAGGCATGCTCTGCCTCCTTTGTTTGCTCTGTGAATTCATGGTACATTTCAGAACGTCAGAGGCACTGCAGTCGAGTGAGCAGCAGAAACTTTAATGTGTGCACAAGAATTATATTAATTACGATTACTGCTCGGATCCCCAAAGCTTTTCATAGGGTTTTCCTCCTGAATGCACTTGTCGGGGTTTCAACTGATTTCAAAGGATTGACATACATGATTCTCAAGCTCAAGTGGCTATTTATAACCCTCATTATTTTGCAAGGATCGCAATACTGATCTATTGAATAAATATGTAACCATCTTTTCTTTTGAAAGACCTTCGACTCATTTCAAAATACCGATTTTGCAATTTACTGGGGTGGTTAATCTCTTTACACAAAAATGAATGAGGCAGCTAGATCTGCAAGTAGCTAACATTTTAAGCTATCTTAAATCACTTCTATTTTTTTGCATAAGCTTATtcggcaagtcccctgcttataactaagttTCAGGGTCATGCCATCAAATATGATGTCACATCAGCATTGCTAAGGTAAAAGAGACCataaaaaagtgagaccaatagttgTGCATAAGGAGTCCCCATACTTGTGCAAGTGATatgacatcacatgattggttgctttttacaactaagggtacatttcattcaattatgggtattaaagtcacaactattggtgcaatgtaaaaaaaaattggacattaaatcaacaagtatgagtATTAAATCAACAATTGTTATCGTGACAATTGGAATGCACTCAACTACCAGGGCTTCTCTCCtatctaattattttttaaaaagagGAGTACTAAAATATCCAGTAGCTTTGAAGAATTCATATGTGAAGGTATAAAAATCACAAACATTTTTATTAGTCATTTACATAAACAAAAAAATAAGCTCATTAAATTCGAGTGGAAAATCACAAGAAGCTTGATAGACAAACCAAGATTAAACATCCAAACATATATTTCTCTTGGATTTGAAAAAAATTGTTTATAATAGTTTTGAAACGCATCATAAATTTTAGAGAGACATGTAAGTTGTTTATGAACAAATTAGACAGTCTTAAGTTATTCTCTCACCTACTTGAGGTAAAGagatttgaagaattctttaatgGCTTTGTCACCAAATTCAACCTAGTGAAGGTGGGATACAATTCAAACATTGTTAATGTGGTAATATTTACTAAATTTAAGTTTGTGCTTGAACCTAGCAACCAACATCTAATGTTGGAGATTACAAACTCTTTAGTAGTATCATTGTCAACATTATTTTTGGTTATTTGCCATAACATTACAGAAAGGTGGCAATGAGTAGACATGTCATTCCACCATTTGGTCCACCTAGAATGGCATGgtaaatgtgattgaaggttttaaaCCCACACAATGAATTGGATAGAACTCTCTTGTAAAAAACAAGTGTCATATTCAAATAGAATTACATGATGGGGATTTTGTGAGGCCCATTATTGCTCATAACCTAAAATGTAATTGATAGTAGTTAGAAAGGGTGATCTCTAGGTTCACTTTCACTAACCATCCTCATATACAAAGAGGTGGAGCATCTACTCCCCATAAGTCATGATATGATCTAGCCATATAAGGACCCTATCAAGAAAAGAATGAAGGTTATCACATAAATAAAGGATCCATCTTGACATGCCACCACCCAAAAATTGGGTTTGACAACATTCAATGATTATTAAAATAAAGCTAAGCTTCTTGCTGTGGATTGTTTCTTTAATAGatcctcttcttcatcctcatttgaatccacAAAATTAAAGTCACCATAGATGAGCCAGTTAGAAAGGGGTGCTCGGTTATGAGATAAAGATCTTGACAATGCCATCTTTTTGGCTCATTATCTGATATTTCAACATCGATAATGCTAGACAAGTGGCCATCAAACTCAAGCATAATTCACACAACATGATGGTTTATCTTTTATCACTAAGAAataatggaagaataaaaaatgTGTGGAAAGTAAAATGCACAAGTTATCATGGTCATCCAAGTATGCAAGGTGGTGAATTGTAAATTATGAGGCCATATATCCTCTAAGGCTATTTTAAGTACAAAATAAGAAGCTTcactttttgaaggaaaataatATCAAAAGGGTTAAGATTTTTACATGTTAACTTATAAGAAAATTTGTGATAAGTGTTTGTATTGTTAGAAAATCATATGAACTCCCTCCCATGTTGTAATGGTACTTTTCCCCTATGATAATTAAGTATTTGCAgtggattaaataaatcaaatattaagttaaacctaatgtaattaaccttttacctaagataaataatttaaaagaaagatgtttaatttattgtttattatgaagtttttgcacaatattttaataaagtttcAAAAGTAATAATTCAAGGTAATGATAAGCTAATCActcataaatattatattattttatattaaatgaaCCTTCAAAACATTTATAGAACAATTATACTAAAGATGAACTTTTATAAACATGAATGTACATCAATAATCAGTAttaaaacattgagataataatttgcagcaatgaaacattagggcaatgattatatgaaattgattaatacatatctgtaaatcacgGAGACACTGCTTTCCTGCAGGCAAaggattagttataggtatagggtttccaggcaagggagcactccaggaggacacgcTTCTTACACataaccccacatgccttcacaacatgaaataaacacgattcttacatagaaccccacatgccttcacaacatgaaataaacacagccctgtCCAGGACACTCCTAGGTGTAcgttgtaccccgagttggacacacattgtatgccccttctccaatgcccaatgcgcAACCACCAGAcccttaactatcccctctcttgtgctccTTTCAATTAATCCTTCTTTGTATTATTCTCCGTGTATCCTCTCCATACCTCCAATctctattaatttaaataataccaagggtggttacaaaagtcacaccctttcattataataatattttttaattactttgatttatatattcctTTATTACAAATTCTTTCATGGGAAAAAGTCTCATAACATTTTCTCCCCCTATAATTTAGCTATTGTCCTCAATAGCAAGAGATGCATCTGCATCACAGCTCAAAGaaaaacaaataattaataattGATGAGATAGATATTGAACATATTTGTTCTTCATAATATttctagttttttttaattttttacttcatctatatatatttttccttCTTTAAATCCATAGATATTCTTCAATTCTAGCTAAATTAGCAAGTAATTACAAGGGAGTCACTTTGCCAATCAAAATTATGACAATAACACATAAATCTCTTCTATCAAAATTTTATAGTTCAATGAATTGCTTTTATTTCATTTGTTTAAGGTCATATAtttcaacttcatcaattttctctCATATGACTCATTCTTTTAACATATACATTTTAATAAATTTGTATGTAACTTTGAATTTATAAACTTTAATGTCTTAACATAACATTTAACTAGTGAATGGCATGCACATCCTATACTATGTAGTGGCTCATCAttgaataacatatatatatatatatatatatatatatatatatatatatatatatatatatatatatatatatatatatatatatatatatatatatatatattcaaaatttaGTCAAAGTTGATAATCATGCATTTCGGACTACATGAGTATCCTCTTCTAGTATAAATGTAAAATTTTCAAGTAATTCTCTTATAAAATACAGGACATGCACAatgttattgggttgatcaagtccaataacatggtacaataggtaaagatagtattAAATATATTACTAACATTTTAAAAGAAAACCCATAATACATTATGGACACCCGAATTTTGAACCCCAGTTCACATTAagataaaagaaaaacaaattaatttaaagGTCATCTCTCTCCCTGTAAGGTAACATGTCCACATGTCTAAGGCTAAGAGGAACATTTTAGTTCCAAATCTTTTAAGCCATTGTGTTATTTAAGTAGCATATTCTAGTTGCTTAGTAATTTACCAATTTTAAAAATGATCTCAGGACCAATGGGTTGTAGGCCCACAATGTAACATTATTTATACCTTATCTAAAATAAGAGGGTTCAATTCTCAATATATGGAGCATCTATT is a genomic window of Cryptomeria japonica chromosome 7, Sugi_1.0, whole genome shotgun sequence containing:
- the LOC131041907 gene encoding disease resistance protein Roq1 isoform X3; the protein is MASTSRQPQVELADAFEEIAPSASTSGRSRVPVKKMPYDVFINHRGPDVKYTVATTLHNTLSVLGFRVFLDSEELEMRDFLPGEIEEAMRSPSLHIAIFSQNYAQSPWCLAELSFIFKTGKQIVPIFYHVQPDDVRYAKGVYADALSQHKNKGRYTSKKLEEWKNALNNVSYNAGYIINNKEDEERLLKNIVNCVLKVIKNVPLVVAKHPVGLNEVVIDFERTRLQSAEGHCTVQFVGIWGMGGSGKTSLAKQLYNNKYKNMERCSFLLDAGSKNILYQKQKKLLRGLGLKDVSVDNIEEGKGILGSRLKSVQVLIVLDDVDKVDQLDALVPKKDNLGCGSLIIVTTRELQVLRSWGISSIYKMKALDSPHAKQLFCCHAFLQPSPLPDFEDLVKNFLYVCKGLPCL
- the LOC131041907 gene encoding inactive disease resistance protein RPS4 isoform X4; amino-acid sequence: MASTSRQPQVELADAFEEIAPSASTSGRSRVPVKKMPYDVFINHRGPDVKYTVATTLHNTLSVLGFRVFLDSEELEMRDFLPGEIEEAMRSPSLHIAIFSQNYAQSPWCLAELSFIFKTGKQIVPIFYHVQPDDVRYAKGVYADALSQHKNKGRYTSKKLEEWKNALNNVSYNAGYIINNKEFSMVGIPVTVLKNIKDLRVVNPKNQAMRIYSSLWNVDDWATRGGAVKIYWSISPFVASYRNFKIQACSASFVCSVNSWYISERQRHCSRVSSRNFNVCTRIILITITARIPKAFHRVFLLNALVGVSTDFKGLTYMILKLKWLFITLIILQGSQY
- the LOC131041907 gene encoding disease resistance protein TAO1 isoform X1; translation: MSLKVFGAQLYGISNKDYWEPQLNKISRILDEDIKEKLKMRCDALDNEEKQMFLDCACFFIGDKKTSAIVTWDGSGWSGLHGWERLLSKCLVELDDYVCIRMHDHLKDLGREIAIQQSPYRLWSPQQSPQQIIIADNEAQRIVIRGIMAITAGSTIEVEFPRCSQGGELIVNTSRGEDCGLTPNSLGLKFFQVTGNYYNQVIGDKSRELVWLRWFHHGQRNLHSLSSLKNLRVLELNEELWANKHHLEELWQTDSTGPVLLRELVIYGCSKVEGFPKSIGCLINLKKIVLSYGSKMKSLPESFCLFQSLEHLELLVCVKLSSLPSSFGNLRNLRHLDLSGCTELSVLPDSFKKLILLGHLCLEGCSTLTLESNLFVNITKIEYLNLEGCMLKVFPRHITNQVNLTVLSVDGTSGLREIPTNISQPGKLQKFYVGSELLTSLPTTLGDFSCLTALRILINTPS
- the LOC131041907 gene encoding disease resistance protein RPV1 isoform X2, which gives rise to MSLKVFGAQLYGISNKDYWEPQLNKISRILDEDIKEKLKMRCDALDNEEKQMFLDCACFFIGDKKTSAIVTWDGSGWSGLHGWERLLSKCLVELDDYVCIRMHDHLKDLGREIAIQQSPYRLWSPQQSPQQIIIADNEAQVTGNYYNQVIGDKSRELVWLRWFHHGQRNLHSLSSLKNLRVLELNEELWANKHHLEELWQTDSTGPVLLRELVIYGCSKVEGFPKSIGCLINLKKIVLSYGSKMKSLPESFCLFQSLEHLELLVCVKLSSLPSSFGNLRNLRHLDLSGCTELSVLPDSFKKLILLGHLCLEGCSTLTLESNLFVNITKIEYLNLEGCMLKVFPRHITNQVNLTVLSVDGTSGLREIPTNISQPGKLQKFYVGSELLTSLPTTLGDFSCLTALRILINTPS